The Mesorhizobium loti genome includes a region encoding these proteins:
- a CDS encoding RsmB/NOP family class I SAM-dependent RNA methyltransferase, translated as MVVSVADRGPRRTVSGDPEHRDGGDFVAGLAARKAAARLLAAVIDARTPLDGLTDHENGHPQYKALDLRDRGLVRAILVTALRYRMTISGLLARRLEKPLPPNATALSHILHVAAAQILFLDIPDSAAVDIAVTHAKSDPRTQRFSGLVNGVLRTLARAKETELPAALAATDEAPKWFSDRLKATYGPDKARQILEAHRVEAPVDFSVKADPELWAEKLGGIVLPTGTVRVENLVGAVTELPGFAEGAWWVQDAAASLPARLFGDVRGLRVADLCAAPGGKTAQLIVAGAKVTAVDTSKNRLVRLTQNLDRLGLSAEIVQADLLKYEPEELFDAVLLDAPCSSTGTVRRHPDVPWTKTAADVEKLADLQRKLLARAVTLVKPGGRIVFSNCSLDPLEGEDLHRAFLAGTADIADDPLRQGEIAGIDPFLTPQGMLRTTPADLELGSPGVSGLDGFFAARMRRVA; from the coding sequence GTGGTCGTGAGCGTGGCGGACAGAGGACCTCGACGCACGGTTTCAGGTGATCCGGAACACAGGGACGGCGGCGACTTCGTTGCCGGCCTTGCCGCCCGCAAGGCGGCGGCGCGCCTGCTTGCCGCCGTCATCGATGCCAGGACGCCGCTCGACGGCCTGACCGATCACGAAAACGGCCACCCGCAATACAAGGCGCTCGACCTGCGCGATCGCGGCCTCGTGCGCGCCATTCTGGTCACCGCGCTGCGCTATCGCATGACCATATCAGGGCTGCTGGCGCGGCGCCTGGAGAAGCCGCTGCCGCCCAACGCCACCGCGCTGTCGCACATCTTGCATGTGGCGGCGGCCCAGATCCTGTTCCTCGACATTCCCGACAGTGCCGCCGTCGACATCGCGGTGACCCACGCCAAGTCCGATCCGCGCACGCAGCGTTTTTCCGGTCTCGTCAATGGCGTACTGCGCACGCTCGCACGCGCCAAGGAAACCGAACTGCCTGCCGCCCTTGCCGCCACCGACGAGGCGCCCAAATGGTTTTCCGACCGGCTGAAGGCCACCTATGGCCCAGACAAGGCAAGGCAGATCCTGGAAGCCCACCGCGTTGAGGCGCCGGTCGACTTCTCGGTCAAGGCCGATCCCGAGCTTTGGGCGGAAAAGCTCGGCGGCATCGTCCTGCCGACCGGCACGGTCCGGGTGGAGAATCTCGTTGGGGCCGTCACCGAACTGCCAGGCTTTGCCGAGGGCGCGTGGTGGGTCCAGGACGCCGCGGCCAGTCTGCCTGCACGACTGTTCGGCGATGTCAGGGGGCTTCGCGTCGCCGATCTCTGCGCCGCGCCCGGCGGCAAGACCGCGCAGCTGATCGTTGCCGGCGCGAAGGTCACCGCCGTCGACACGTCAAAAAACCGGCTCGTGCGGCTGACGCAGAATCTCGACCGCCTCGGCCTGTCGGCCGAAATCGTCCAAGCCGACCTGCTCAAATATGAGCCGGAAGAACTGTTCGACGCCGTTCTCCTCGACGCGCCTTGCTCGTCGACCGGAACGGTGCGGCGGCACCCCGACGTGCCGTGGACCAAGACGGCGGCCGATGTCGAAAAACTCGCCGACCTGCAACGCAAGCTGCTCGCCCGCGCCGTCACGCTGGTGAAACCTGGCGGCAGGATCGTCTTTTCCAACTGCTCGCTCGACCCGCTCGAAGGCGAAGACCTCCATCGCGCCTTCCTGGCCGGCACCGCGGACATAGCCGACGATCCGCTGCGGCAAGGCGAGATCGCCGGCATCGATCCATTCCTGACGCCGCAAGGCATGCTGCGCACCACGCCCGCCGATCTTGAGCTAGGCTCACCCGGTGTTTCCGGTCTCGACGGCTTCTTTGCCGCTCGCATGCGACGTGTGGCCTAG
- the purH gene encoding bifunctional phosphoribosylaminoimidazolecarboxamide formyltransferase/IMP cyclohydrolase translates to MAVAAKNIPAPDLVPVRRALLSVFDKTGLIDFATALAAAGVELVSTGGTAKAIAEAGLAVRDVSELTGFPEIMDGRVKTLHPSVHGALLGVRDDPEHSAAMRKYGIEPIDLVVSNLYPFEEVRRSGADYASIVENIDIGGPAMIRASAKNHAYVAIVTDPGDYASVLNALEMNIGSLSLDFRKKLAAKAFARTATYDAAISGWFAEALEIEHPTWRAFGGRLVEVMRYGENPHQSAGFYVNGDKRPGVATARQLQGKQLSYNNINDTDAAFELVGEFDPERSAAVAIIKHANPCGVAEGTSLKAAYAKALACDPVSAFGGIVAVNRVLDAEAAEEIVKTFTEVIIAPGATGEAAAIVAAKKNLRLLVTGGLPDPRTPGTTVKSVAGGLLIQGRDNAVVDDLELKVVTKRAPTAAEMADLKFAFRIAKHVKSNAIVYVKDGATVGIGAGQMSRVDSSRIAARKALDAAEAAGLAEPLTKGSVVASDAFFPFADGLLAAIGAGATAVIQPGGSMNDKDVIAAADEHGIAMVFTGVRHFRH, encoded by the coding sequence ATGGCCGTCGCCGCCAAGAACATTCCCGCACCAGATCTCGTTCCCGTGCGTCGCGCCCTGCTCTCCGTCTTCGACAAGACCGGCCTCATCGATTTCGCCACGGCGCTGGCAGCAGCCGGTGTCGAGCTGGTCTCGACCGGCGGCACGGCAAAGGCGATCGCTGAAGCGGGCCTGGCGGTGCGCGACGTCTCCGAGCTCACCGGTTTTCCCGAGATCATGGATGGCCGCGTCAAGACCTTGCACCCCAGCGTGCACGGCGCGCTGCTTGGCGTGCGCGACGACCCGGAGCATTCCGCGGCAATGCGCAAATACGGCATCGAGCCGATCGATCTCGTCGTCTCCAATCTCTATCCGTTCGAGGAAGTCCGCCGCTCCGGCGCCGACTACGCATCGATCGTCGAGAACATCGATATTGGCGGCCCGGCGATGATCCGCGCCTCGGCCAAGAACCACGCCTATGTCGCCATCGTCACCGATCCCGGCGACTACGCCTCGGTGCTGAATGCGCTGGAGATGAACATCGGCTCGCTGTCGCTGGATTTCCGCAAGAAGCTGGCGGCCAAAGCCTTTGCCCGCACCGCCACCTATGACGCGGCGATCTCCGGCTGGTTCGCTGAAGCGCTCGAGATCGAACATCCGACATGGCGCGCCTTTGGCGGCAGGCTGGTCGAGGTGATGCGCTACGGCGAGAACCCGCATCAGAGCGCCGGCTTCTACGTCAATGGCGACAAGCGGCCGGGCGTCGCCACGGCGCGCCAGCTGCAGGGCAAGCAGCTGTCCTACAACAACATCAACGACACCGACGCCGCCTTCGAACTGGTCGGCGAATTCGACCCGGAGCGCTCCGCCGCCGTCGCCATCATCAAGCACGCCAATCCGTGCGGCGTTGCCGAAGGCACCTCGCTGAAGGCGGCCTACGCCAAAGCGCTTGCCTGCGACCCGGTTTCGGCCTTCGGCGGCATCGTCGCCGTGAACCGCGTCCTCGACGCCGAGGCGGCGGAAGAGATCGTCAAGACCTTCACCGAAGTGATCATCGCACCCGGCGCGACCGGCGAGGCCGCGGCAATCGTTGCGGCAAAGAAGAACCTGCGCCTGCTGGTCACCGGCGGCCTGCCGGATCCGCGCACGCCTGGCACGACGGTCAAATCCGTCGCCGGGGGCCTGCTCATCCAGGGCCGGGACAATGCCGTGGTCGACGACCTCGAGCTGAAGGTGGTGACGAAGCGCGCGCCGACAGCGGCCGAAATGGCCGACCTCAAATTCGCCTTCCGCATCGCCAAGCACGTCAAGTCGAACGCCATCGTCTACGTCAAGGACGGCGCCACCGTCGGCATCGGCGCCGGCCAGATGAGCCGGGTCGATTCCTCACGCATCGCCGCGCGCAAGGCGCTCGACGCGGCCGAGGCCGCCGGCCTTGCCGAACCGCTGACCAAGGGCTCGGTCGTCGCCTCCGACGCCTTCTTCCCCTTCGCCGACGGACTGCTGGCCGCGATCGGGGCCGGCGCCACCGCCGTCATCCAGCCGGGCGGCTCGATGAACGACAAGGATGTCATCGCCGCCGCCGACGAGCACGGTATCGCCATGGTGTTCACGGGCGTGAGGCATTTCCGGCACTGA
- the htpX gene encoding zinc metalloprotease HtpX → MNTIRTAMLLAAMTALFMGVGFLIGGTGGMMIALLIAAGTNLFSYWNADKMVLSMNRAVEVDEKNAPEYYAIVQAMAKRAGLPMPKTYLIDNPQPNAFATGRNPQNAAVAASTGLLQALTHEEVAAVMAHELAHVQHRDTLTMTIVATFAGAISMLGNFAFFLGGNRDNNPFGFVGVLAAMIVAPFAAMIVQMAVSRTREYEADRRGAEICGHPLWLATALDKIARGAERIRNPDAERNPATAHLFIINPLSGERMDSLFSTHPSTDNRIAALQAMAQQMQGSETQAAPRRAPAPRQADEQRPSGPWGEAARPEQPAEPATPKTNPWGRNPTGPKGRWS, encoded by the coding sequence ATGAACACCATCCGCACCGCCATGCTTCTTGCCGCGATGACCGCGCTGTTCATGGGCGTCGGCTTTTTGATCGGTGGAACCGGCGGCATGATGATCGCGCTGCTGATCGCCGCCGGCACCAACCTGTTCAGCTACTGGAACGCCGACAAGATGGTGTTGTCGATGAACCGTGCCGTCGAGGTCGACGAGAAGAACGCGCCCGAATATTACGCCATCGTCCAGGCAATGGCCAAACGGGCCGGCCTGCCGATGCCGAAGACCTATCTGATCGACAACCCGCAGCCGAACGCCTTTGCCACCGGCCGCAATCCGCAGAATGCGGCGGTGGCTGCCTCCACCGGCCTGCTGCAGGCTTTGACGCATGAAGAAGTCGCCGCCGTGATGGCGCACGAGCTCGCCCATGTGCAGCATCGCGACACGCTGACCATGACGATCGTCGCCACCTTTGCCGGCGCCATCTCGATGCTCGGCAATTTCGCCTTCTTCCTCGGCGGCAATCGCGACAACAACCCGTTCGGCTTCGTCGGCGTGCTGGCGGCGATGATCGTGGCGCCCTTCGCCGCCATGATCGTGCAGATGGCGGTCAGCCGGACCCGCGAATACGAGGCCGACCGACGCGGTGCCGAAATCTGTGGACACCCGCTCTGGCTGGCAACGGCCCTTGACAAGATCGCTCGCGGCGCCGAACGCATCCGCAACCCGGATGCCGAGCGCAACCCGGCAACCGCGCATCTCTTCATCATCAATCCTCTTTCCGGCGAGCGCATGGACAGTCTGTTTTCCACCCACCCGAGCACCGACAACCGGATCGCCGCCTTGCAGGCGATGGCGCAGCAGATGCAAGGCAGCGAAACCCAGGCCGCTCCGCGCCGGGCTCCGGCGCCACGGCAGGCGGACGAACAGCGGCCATCCGGCCCGTGGGGCGAGGCAGCACGGCCCGAGCAGCCGGCGGAGCCCGCCACGCCGAAAACCAACCCGTGGGGGCGCAACCCGACCGGGCCCAAGGGCCGGTGGTCGTGA
- a CDS encoding DUF1674 domain-containing protein, whose amino-acid sequence MNDETSKTDADPGNDVSPKALTPAASRALAEAEARRVKYLEKEASAPREIGGRGGKEPGRYGDWEVKGLTSDF is encoded by the coding sequence ATGAACGACGAAACCAGTAAAACCGACGCCGACCCTGGCAATGATGTCTCGCCGAAGGCGCTGACGCCGGCAGCCAGCCGTGCGCTCGCGGAAGCCGAAGCAAGACGCGTTAAGTATCTGGAAAAGGAAGCCTCTGCGCCTCGCGAAATCGGCGGCCGCGGCGGCAAGGAGCCCGGACGCTATGGCGACTGGGAGGTAAAGGGCCTGACCAGCGATTTCTAG
- a CDS encoding phytanoyl-CoA dioxygenase family protein, with amino-acid sequence MSSRVGEAQPKDVVPAVDLVADGKLLSMAQDRLGYLSPTDPSVGVETIRKLFAGQGYVWLKGLLPRKDVVDFRGWVFSLMADTGLLEPGTDPRLGIAAAGTFDRQGADRRLMSLVRSAAYEGFCAQPSLCRFMDEFLGGLSYLHKRKIMRFTQPGTSVATPAHYDLVYLRGGTSRVVTAWIPIGDISVDMGGLVYLEGSHAIGVGMEAQFSRDNADLDAQERISAYNRNMTEGGWVSKDLPDMAERFDTRWLVADFEAGDVVLHSPYMIHASTTNQSLSGHIRLSTDIRYQNVDDEIDARWGKHWSLDDML; translated from the coding sequence ATGTCAAGTCGCGTCGGCGAGGCGCAACCGAAAGACGTCGTTCCTGCTGTCGATCTGGTGGCCGATGGCAAGCTCTTGTCGATGGCGCAAGACCGGTTGGGATATCTTTCCCCGACCGACCCCTCCGTCGGTGTCGAGACGATCCGCAAGCTCTTTGCCGGGCAGGGTTATGTCTGGCTCAAGGGTTTGCTGCCGCGCAAAGACGTGGTCGATTTTCGCGGCTGGGTGTTTTCGCTCATGGCCGACACCGGGCTGCTCGAGCCCGGCACGGATCCCCGGCTTGGCATAGCGGCAGCCGGCACATTTGACCGCCAAGGCGCCGACCGACGCCTGATGTCGCTGGTTCGCTCGGCAGCCTATGAAGGGTTTTGCGCGCAGCCGTCCCTGTGCCGTTTCATGGACGAATTCCTGGGTGGGCTGTCCTACCTGCACAAGCGCAAGATCATGCGTTTCACCCAGCCCGGCACGTCCGTCGCGACGCCGGCGCATTACGATCTCGTCTATCTTCGCGGCGGCACCAGCCGTGTCGTCACGGCCTGGATTCCGATCGGCGATATTTCAGTCGACATGGGCGGTCTCGTCTACCTCGAAGGTTCGCACGCGATTGGCGTCGGCATGGAAGCCCAGTTCAGCCGGGACAATGCCGATCTGGACGCTCAGGAGCGGATCAGTGCCTACAACCGCAACATGACCGAGGGTGGCTGGGTGTCGAAGGATCTTCCGGACATGGCGGAACGGTTCGATACGCGCTGGCTGGTGGCTGATTTCGAAGCAGGCGATGTCGTTCTGCACTCGCCCTACATGATTCATGCCTCGACAACGAACCAGAGCCTGAGTGGACACATCCGGCTGTCCACCGATATCCGCTACCAAAACGTCGACGACGAAATCGACGCCCGCTGGGGCAAGCACTGGTCTCTCGACGACATGCTTTAA
- a CDS encoding AraC family transcriptional regulator, with protein sequence MLDRHFALYRSPPAAAGGLSVTGIGRHLVTQAITTRKLPDFAVVLVEEGRGWLETKAGGRQAIEAPSLFWLFPGRTHSYGPNEAGWIERWALFEGALTRDFTRLRLIAEAAPIVALQDLGEIQRLFDRLHGELALDTVLSHAEAAATLHAIVVRAARQAAGWSNRKRDPDFPGAADFRRIVDTLRNCASDQVDLSAFAMKFGMSPATLRRRFALATGMSPKAFQLRIRLDLAKQMLVASESSVESVAAAVGIHDAFYFSRLFRDREKCSPSEFRRRHQRS encoded by the coding sequence ATGCTTGATCGACATTTTGCGCTGTACAGATCTCCGCCGGCCGCCGCAGGCGGCCTGTCGGTAACCGGGATCGGCCGGCATCTTGTCACGCAGGCAATCACGACCCGCAAGCTGCCGGATTTCGCCGTCGTTCTCGTCGAGGAAGGGCGCGGCTGGCTTGAAACAAAAGCAGGCGGCAGGCAGGCGATCGAAGCGCCTTCCTTGTTTTGGCTGTTTCCAGGCAGGACACATTCCTACGGCCCAAACGAGGCCGGATGGATTGAGCGCTGGGCGCTCTTCGAAGGCGCTCTGACGCGTGATTTCACACGGCTGCGTCTCATTGCCGAAGCCGCTCCCATTGTTGCCCTGCAAGACCTCGGTGAAATACAGCGTCTGTTTGACAGGCTGCATGGCGAGCTCGCGCTGGACACCGTGCTAAGTCACGCGGAAGCGGCTGCCACGCTTCATGCCATCGTCGTGCGGGCCGCCCGGCAGGCCGCCGGTTGGAGCAACCGCAAACGCGATCCCGATTTTCCAGGCGCCGCCGATTTTCGGCGCATCGTGGACACGTTGCGCAATTGCGCAAGCGATCAGGTTGACCTGAGCGCTTTCGCCATGAAATTCGGCATGTCGCCGGCAACGCTGCGCCGCAGGTTTGCGCTGGCCACCGGCATGTCACCCAAGGCATTTCAGTTGCGCATCCGGCTCGACCTTGCCAAGCAAATGCTGGTCGCCTCCGAGTCGTCCGTTGAATCCGTGGCGGCCGCGGTCGGTATCCACGATGCGTTCTATTTTTCCCGCCTCTTTCGCGATCGCGAGAAGTGTTCGCCCAGCGAGTTCCGTCGCCGCCACCAGCGTAGTTGA
- a CDS encoding heparinase — translation MALAAGSTTRLWTLVAKEFWRKTRRRLRAGPVYRWRYSGRTPERVLIAPPDLRLADPQIALEIYYGRYPLSGHLVETGGKSPFQINVPNHGWQKTLHGFRWLRHMRAAGTELAAANARALVSDWIAMHGSHISGIAWEPGTTAKRIIAWLQHSSVVLQGAEFPFYRAFLKSLAVQIRYLRSMAREMPDGKDRLRARIALAFAALSLPAPASALRGATRNLAEELDRQILADGGHISRNPMVVLEILADLLPLRQTYANQAETPPQALIGAIDRMLPALRFFRHQDGSLARFNGMGATIHDRIATILRHDDTAGAPLLHAPHSGYERLSMGGTTVIADTGLPPPVDVSNAAHASCLAFELSSGRQHYIVNAGIDTYGAAEFRPLARATAAHSTATINDTSSARFSHSLRVNDLLGSPLIGGPQHVQCKRTDQKGVQGFIARHDGYVPRFGFLHERELKLSANGNVLAGRDRFQRPGNAAIRNNGRDFVTVRFHVHPDINLLQDEHDRLVLAADQADTWVFTAAEVVPEVEESIYFAGLGGPRRSRQIVLAFKASEVAEVHWQLTRTSIAGYPENN, via the coding sequence TTGGCACTCGCTGCCGGCAGCACGACGCGTCTGTGGACGCTTGTCGCGAAGGAGTTCTGGCGCAAAACGCGCCGGCGCCTGCGCGCCGGGCCTGTCTATCGCTGGCGCTATTCCGGCCGCACGCCGGAACGTGTGCTGATCGCGCCGCCGGACCTGCGCCTCGCCGACCCGCAGATCGCACTCGAGATCTATTACGGCCGCTATCCCCTGTCGGGGCATCTGGTCGAGACCGGCGGCAAGTCGCCTTTCCAGATCAACGTGCCCAATCATGGCTGGCAGAAGACGCTGCACGGTTTTCGCTGGCTGCGCCATATGCGCGCCGCCGGCACCGAGCTTGCCGCCGCCAATGCCCGCGCCCTGGTGTCCGACTGGATCGCCATGCATGGCAGCCATATTTCCGGCATCGCCTGGGAGCCCGGCACGACGGCCAAGCGCATCATCGCCTGGCTGCAACACTCCTCCGTCGTGCTGCAGGGCGCTGAGTTCCCCTTCTACCGCGCCTTCCTGAAATCGCTCGCCGTCCAGATCCGCTACCTCCGGTCGATGGCGCGCGAAATGCCCGACGGCAAGGACCGGCTGCGTGCCCGCATCGCGCTCGCCTTCGCCGCTTTGTCCCTGCCGGCGCCGGCATCGGCGCTGCGCGGTGCGACCCGCAACCTTGCCGAGGAACTCGACCGCCAGATCCTCGCCGACGGCGGTCACATTTCGCGCAATCCGATGGTCGTCCTGGAAATCCTCGCCGACCTTCTGCCACTGCGCCAGACCTATGCCAACCAGGCCGAAACGCCGCCGCAGGCCCTGATCGGCGCCATCGACCGCATGCTGCCGGCGCTGCGCTTCTTCCGCCATCAGGACGGCAGCCTCGCCCGCTTCAACGGCATGGGCGCCACCATCCACGACCGCATCGCCACCATCTTGCGCCACGACGATACCGCCGGCGCGCCGTTGCTGCATGCGCCGCATTCCGGCTATGAGCGCCTGTCGATGGGCGGCACCACGGTCATTGCCGACACCGGCCTGCCGCCGCCGGTCGATGTGTCAAACGCCGCACACGCCAGCTGCCTCGCCTTCGAACTGTCGTCCGGGCGCCAGCACTACATCGTCAACGCCGGCATCGATACCTACGGCGCGGCCGAGTTCAGGCCGCTGGCGCGCGCCACCGCCGCGCACTCGACCGCCACCATCAACGACACCTCGTCGGCACGCTTCAGCCATTCGCTGCGCGTCAACGACTTGCTTGGCTCGCCGCTGATTGGCGGCCCGCAGCATGTGCAGTGCAAGCGCACCGACCAGAAGGGCGTTCAGGGGTTCATCGCCCGCCATGACGGCTATGTCCCGCGCTTCGGCTTCCTGCATGAACGCGAGCTGAAACTGTCGGCGAACGGCAATGTGCTGGCCGGCAGGGACCGTTTCCAGCGGCCCGGCAATGCGGCGATCCGCAACAACGGCCGCGACTTCGTCACTGTCCGCTTCCACGTCCACCCCGACATCAACCTTTTACAGGACGAGCATGATCGCCTGGTGCTGGCCGCCGATCAGGCCGACACCTGGGTGTTCACAGCAGCCGAAGTGGTGCCGGAGGTCGAGGAATCGATCTATTTCGCCGGCCTTGGCGGCCCGCGCCGCAGCCGCCAGATCGTGCTTGCCTTCAAGGCCTCGGAAGTCGCCGAAGTCCACTGGCAGCTGACGCGCACCAGCATCGCCGGTTATCCGGAAAACAACTGA